ACGGAAAACATCGCGCAGTTGCTGCTGCTTGCCCGCGTCGGACAGTCTTTTTCGGCAGGCAGTTATCAGCAGGTACAGCTGATGGCCGACGTAGTAGCGCCCATTCGCAGCGAGCTGGAAGCCATGCTCGCCGGGCGTAAGCAAACGCTGGCGGTGCCGGAAATTGACGCCGATATTGCCGTATCCGGCGATGCCACGCTGTTAAGGTTGCTGGTGAGAAATCTGGTGGAGAACGCGTACCGCTACAGCCCGGAAGGTTCGGTCATTACGATACGCATCGAACCGGCTGCTACGCCAGTGCTGGCCGTGGAGGATGAAGGTCCGGGCATTGATGAGAGCCGCAGCGGAGAACTGAGCAAAGCGTTTGTCCGCATGGACAGCCGTTACGGCGGAACCGGGCTGGGGTTAAGCATCGTGTCGCGCATCGCACAGCTTCATGACGCACAGTTCTTTTTGCACAACCGCCTTACGCAATCCGGTGTACGGGCGTGGATTAAATTTCTTCCGGCCGCCCGCCATTTACCATCAGTAGCTCAGCACCCACAGATGAGCGAAACCGATCACTAATGCCAGTGCGAAGGCGACGGCTAAAAATTCACGAACGTTAAACTGCTGCATGACACTGCCCTCCAGAATAGTGGGGGCAGTGTGTCAGGAGTAGGTTAAGCAAACATTAAGATGCGACAATAAACAGTTCACGTAGCTGGTGCAATTGATCGCGTACCTGCGCCGCCTCTTCGAATTCCAGATTCTGCGCATGCTGCATCATCAGCCCTTCCAGCTCGTGGATTTTCTGTTGCAGCGCTTTCGGCGTCAGCGCCAGTTCTGCCGCTTCCACCTGCGCCGGGGTGCGGGTTTTGCCACGCCCTTTCGCACGCGTTTTCGCCAGCCCTTCGCCCATCGCCAGAATATCCACCACCTTCTTGTTCAGGCCTTGCGGCGTTATGCCGTGCTCAACGTTATAAGCGTGCTGTTTTTCGCGGCGGCGTTCGGTTTCACCGATTGCTTTCGCCATCGATGGCGTGATCTTATCGCCGTACAGAATCGCTTTCCCGTTGATGTTACGCGCTGCGCGGCCAATGGTCTGAATCAGTGAACGCTCCGAACGCAGGAAGCCCTCTTTGTCCGCATCCAGAATCGCCACCAGCGACACTTCCGGCATATCCAGCCCTTCGCGCAGCAGGTTGATGCCCACCAGCACATCAAACTCGCCGAGACGCAGGTCGCGGATAATTTCCATACGTTCAACCGTATCAATATCAGAGTGCAGATAACGCACCCGTTCACCGTGCTCTTCCAGATATTCGGTGAGATCTTCCGCCATACGCTTGGTCAACGTCGTCACCAGCACGCGCTCATTAATGGCCGCGCGGATGCGGATTTCCGACAGCAGATCGTCAACCTGCGTAGCGACCGGGCGCACTTCGATGATGGGATCCAGCAAACCTGTCGGACGTACCACCTGGTCAATCACTTCATCGCCGGATTTCTCCAGCTCGTAATTGCCCGGCGTCGCCGAAACATAGATAGACTGCGGCGCCAGCGCTTCAAACTCTTCAAATTTCAGCGGACGGTTGTCCAGCGCCGA
Above is a genomic segment from Kosakonia radicincitans DSM 16656 containing:
- the pmrB gene encoding two-component system sensor histidine kinase PmrB, with amino-acid sequence MAFFNFSHWSMRRRLLLTIGGILVFCQLVSVFWLWHESEEQIQLLVQAALHNHSNRKHIEHEVREAVASLLVPSLLIIGLALLLCMQAVKAITRPLLELQEELNKRTPNNLQPITLNNSVSEVEAVTTSINDLVSRLTLTLDRERLFTADVAHELRTPLAGLRLHLELMAKTNGINVEPLVQRLEQMTENIAQLLLLARVGQSFSAGSYQQVQLMADVVAPIRSELEAMLAGRKQTLAVPEIDADIAVSGDATLLRLLVRNLVENAYRYSPEGSVITIRIEPAATPVLAVEDEGPGIDESRSGELSKAFVRMDSRYGGTGLGLSIVSRIAQLHDAQFFLHNRLTQSGVRAWIKFLPAARHLPSVAQHPQMSETDH